A window of the Polypterus senegalus isolate Bchr_013 chromosome 4, ASM1683550v1, whole genome shotgun sequence genome harbors these coding sequences:
- the LOC120528858 gene encoding zinc finger protein 501-like yields the protein MKQEDCKWGPVAFKNEDALHDSIQVQNHEIVKCGKEEDSIENNSAVKICSRPSTPEDSVQLKPESLEFEDLPEDVICSLSSVMVDTLEYRSQQEDCGENLHQFLSGEENLKWTTLHFDPLPVKKQIQTGVNMTRQTHRRNHAAFYNCLDCGKSFKRASHYKVHRRIHTGEQPYHCSECGKCFSQIGSLHKHSRIHSGEKPHCCHECGKCFSVIDSLRIHTRTHTGEKPHCCSDCGKEFSLLRDLQTHSRIHMGQKPHSCPECGKRFAQKGGLRTHAIVHTGEKPHYCAECGKRFSQMGNLQTHLKIHSGEKAFCCSECGKRFTHKASLQAHTSIHTGEKLHCCPVCGKRFSRTSNLQRHAKTHTGEKPFCCSECGKQFVQKTDLHIHLRIHTGEKPHRCLDCGKQFTERKQLKAHSRIHTGEKPFSCCECGKQFRHSSSLQVHTRSHSR from the exons ATGAAACAGGAAGATTGTAAGTGGGGGCCTGTAGCTTTCAAAAATGAGGATGCTTTACATGACAGCATTCAAGTACAAAATCATGAAATTGTAAAATGTGGCAAAGAAGAGGACTCTATAGAGAACAACTCTGCTGTGAAGATATGTTCAAGGCCTTCCACTCCTGAGGATTCAGTCCAGTTGAAGCCAGAGTCACTGGAGTTTGAGG ATTTACCAGAGGATGTCATCTGCTCCCTGTCTTCTGTGATGGTGGATACTCTGGAATATAGGAGCCAGCAGGAGGATTGTGGTGAAAATCTGCATCAGTTCTTGTCAGGGGAAGAGAATCTGAAATGGACTACTTTACACTTTGATCCTCTGCCTGTCAAGAAGCAGATACAGACAGGCGTAAACATGACTCGGCAGACTCACAGACGCAACCATGCAGCCTTTTACAACTGCCTAGACTGTGGAAAAAGTTTTAAACGTGCATCCCATTACAAGGTGCACCggagaattcacacaggagagcaGCCTTAtcattgttctgaatgtggcaaatgttTTTCACAAATTGGTAGCCTCCACAAACACTCAAGAATCCACAGTGGAGAGAAGCCCCATTGCTGCCATGAATGTGGCAAATGTTTCTCTGTGATTGACAGTCTTCGGATTCATACAAGGACACATACAGGTGAGAAGCCACATTGCTGTTCTGATTGTGGTAAAGAGTTCTCCTTGCTCAGAGACCTTCAGACCCACTCAAGAATTCACATGGGACAGAAACCTCACagttgtccagaatgtggcaaacgatttgcACAGAAAGGTGGTCTTAGAACTCATGCAATAGTGcacactggggagaagccacATTATTGTGctgaatgtgggaaacgattTTCTCAGATGGGCAACCTTCAGACACATTTAAAAATTCATAGCGGAGAGAAGGCATTTTGTTGCTCTGAATGTGGTAAGCGATTCACACACAAAGCTAGCCTGCAAGCTCACACAAGTATCCATACTGGAGAGAAACTGCACTGCTGTCCAGTCTGTGGCAAGCGATTCTCGCGTACAAGCAATCTTCAGAGGCATGCAAAAACTCACACTGGTGAAAAGCcattttgctgttctgaatgtggtaaacaatttgTTCAAAAGACGGATCTTCATATTCATctgagaattcacactggagagaagccgcaTCGCTGTCTAGACTGTGGTAAGCAGTTCACAGAGCGTAAGCAGCTTAAGGCACACTCGAGAATTCACACGGGAGAAAAACCCTTCTCCTGCTGCGAATGTGGTAAGCAGTTCAGACATAGCAGCAGCCTTCAAGTACACACAAGAAGTCACTCAAGATAA